The Winogradskyella schleiferi genome has a window encoding:
- a CDS encoding DMT family transporter has protein sequence MIISALAFTFMNAFVKSLNSFSVYQIVFFRSIGSLFFTIPFLLKNKISFVGNKKGLLVMRSIFGLISMTLFFLSIKYIAMGTAVSIRYIGPIFAAVFALLFLKEKIKPIQWFFFLMAFLGVLVLKGFDTELEIKGIVFALVSAVFVGLVYITIRKIGNNDHPVVVVNYFMIISAVIGGLLAINDWINPVGKEWLMLLSLGVFGYFAQLYMTKAMQVGETNQVAPLKYLEVIFTIIIGMVYFKEIYTLWSLVGILLIIAGLTLNIKIKKSKV, from the coding sequence ATGATAATAAGTGCTTTAGCATTTACATTTATGAATGCATTTGTAAAATCATTGAACAGTTTTAGTGTCTATCAAATTGTCTTTTTTAGATCAATTGGATCATTGTTTTTTACAATCCCATTTTTGTTAAAGAATAAAATCTCTTTTGTAGGAAATAAAAAAGGTTTACTTGTAATGCGCAGTATATTCGGTCTCATTTCAATGACCTTATTCTTTTTGTCAATAAAATATATTGCCATGGGTACAGCAGTTTCCATTCGGTATATAGGTCCAATATTTGCTGCAGTTTTTGCCTTATTGTTCCTTAAAGAAAAAATAAAACCCATTCAATGGTTCTTTTTTCTGATGGCATTTTTAGGGGTTTTAGTTTTAAAAGGATTTGATACTGAGTTGGAAATTAAGGGAATTGTATTTGCTTTAGTTTCTGCAGTTTTTGTAGGACTGGTTTACATTACCATTAGAAAAATCGGAAATAATGATCATCCAGTTGTTGTAGTGAATTATTTTATGATTATTTCAGCAGTTATTGGTGGACTCTTAGCCATTAATGATTGGATAAATCCAGTAGGAAAAGAATGGCTAATGTTATTAAGTTTAGGTGTCTTTGGATATTTTGCCCAATTATACATGACCAAAGCCATGCAAGTGGGTGAAACCAATCAGGTAGCACCTTTGAAGTATCTTGAAGTTATTTTTACCATAATCATAGGTATGGTCTATTTTAAGGAAATTTATACACTTTGGAGTTTGGTGGGAATATTACTCATAATCGCTGGATTAACATTAAATATTAAAATCAAAAAGTCTAAAGTTTGA
- a CDS encoding T9SS type A sorting domain-containing protein produces MKTKLLFALLFISALGYAQTYSIGPYYISELITTVSGTDEGKEYLEFRGPTSGSLPMNIYFIGIEGDGSSNPGEVKDVIDLSTQSFGVNGFLGLATVASGYATATGIDPDGNMVDETMVTTYDGDFMDQSVTYMLILSATNPDGVDIDTDDDGIIDATGAHNSWTIYDSTSNLDDEDSSGQSYGYGQINFAQNIVIPGADGAYTYFFDPIATQNISLNDSDTGSESRIYYIARQGVSTGYDGASDWMGGQTNSSSVVPNWDFSGTDSKSSPSELAGSQLPSSNIAGPNVDPTDDSDSVVLSVEANTYDSNLTIYPNPAKTTITIKSADQIQIDSVELYSVLGKRVFTSSNLVNDAIDVSDITSGIYVLKVNSSSNSVTKRIIIE; encoded by the coding sequence ATGAAAACAAAATTACTTTTTGCGTTATTATTTATATCCGCTTTAGGGTATGCGCAGACCTATTCCATTGGACCTTATTACATTAGCGAATTAATCACCACAGTTTCTGGTACTGATGAAGGAAAAGAATATTTAGAATTTAGAGGCCCAACCTCTGGTAGTCTTCCAATGAATATTTATTTTATTGGTATTGAAGGCGATGGGAGTTCAAATCCAGGTGAAGTAAAGGATGTTATAGATTTAAGCACACAATCTTTTGGAGTTAACGGTTTCTTAGGTTTAGCTACAGTAGCAAGTGGATACGCGACTGCAACAGGGATTGATCCTGACGGTAACATGGTCGATGAAACTATGGTGACAACTTATGATGGGGATTTTATGGATCAAAGTGTTACTTATATGTTAATATTGTCTGCAACAAATCCCGATGGTGTAGATATTGATACTGATGATGATGGCATTATTGATGCAACAGGTGCTCATAACTCTTGGACAATTTATGATTCAACAAGTAACTTAGATGATGAAGATTCATCAGGTCAATCATATGGATATGGACAAATTAATTTTGCACAAAATATTGTTATACCTGGTGCTGATGGTGCATATACTTATTTTTTTGATCCTATAGCCACTCAAAATATTAGTTTGAATGATAGTGATACCGGTTCTGAAAGTAGAATTTATTATATAGCTAGACAAGGTGTTTCAACTGGTTATGATGGCGCATCTGATTGGATGGGTGGTCAAACTAATTCATCTTCAGTTGTTCCAAATTGGGATTTTTCGGGTACTGATTCCAAAAGTTCACCAAGCGAATTAGCGGGTAGTCAATTACCAAGCTCAAATATTGCTGGACCAAATGTAGATCCGACTGATGATTCAGATAGTGTTGTGCTTTCAGTTGAAGCTAATACATACGATTCAAATTTGACTATATATCCAAACCCGGCTAAAACAACAATTACAATTAAATCAGCAGATCAAATTCAAATTGATTCTGTTGAATTATATTCTGTTTTAGGCAAAAGAGTGTTTACATCATCTAACTTAGTAAATGACGCCATAGATGTTTCAGATATTACAAGTGGTATTTACGTATTAAAAGTAAATTCAAGTTCTAATTCTGTAACTAAACGTATTATAATTGAATAG
- a CDS encoding T9SS type A sorting domain-containing protein — protein sequence MDMWQDGATFARPKWGIYRSLNNIDDLQDEAALFNNFSIEEINPLANSDLESQAKMVPLFPNPLKDFVTFNHLEAKSYDGIQLFDSSGKKIKISNRYKTDTLDVTGLASGLYYITLLKSKRPIKILKCIVD from the coding sequence ATGGACATGTGGCAAGATGGCGCGACTTTTGCCAGACCAAAATGGGGAATTTATAGAAGCCTAAATAACATTGATGACCTACAAGATGAAGCTGCTTTATTCAACAATTTTAGTATTGAAGAAATTAATCCATTAGCCAATTCAGATTTAGAATCGCAAGCTAAAATGGTACCACTATTTCCCAATCCGTTAAAAGACTTTGTAACTTTTAATCATTTGGAAGCTAAGTCTTATGATGGTATTCAACTATTTGATAGCTCTGGTAAAAAAATAAAGATATCGAATCGATATAAGACGGATACACTCGATGTTACTGGTTTGGCCTCTGGATTATACTATATTACTTTACTAAAATCCAAGCGACCCATTAAAATCTTGAAATGTATTGTTGACTAA
- a CDS encoding LacI family DNA-binding transcriptional regulator: MKASAVTIKQLSSLSGYSISTVSKALNNKHEISKATRDTIKTIAKQHNYVPNNYAVSLRMQKTGSIAVILPEVTKTCYSHSLCHLQKTAENFGYRILLYQSFNCNTKELNYIKSLSDGSIDGIIVVSSENKQKSHYINNSFPIELLNINRNQPLEEIKQLSYSSLINVLKG, translated from the coding sequence TTGAAAGCGTCGGCGGTAACCATTAAACAACTTTCATCTCTATCTGGATATTCAATATCCACGGTATCAAAAGCTTTAAATAATAAGCATGAAATTAGTAAGGCGACGCGAGACACAATTAAAACAATAGCTAAACAGCATAATTATGTTCCTAATAATTATGCTGTTTCACTTCGAATGCAAAAAACAGGTTCTATTGCTGTAATTTTACCAGAAGTTACTAAAACCTGCTATAGTCATTCACTGTGTCACTTGCAAAAGACGGCTGAAAACTTTGGATATAGAATTCTGTTATATCAATCTTTTAATTGTAACACTAAAGAATTGAATTACATTAAGAGTCTTAGTGATGGTTCTATTGATGGCATCATTGTCGTTTCATCAGAAAATAAACAAAAATCACACTATATAAATAATTCATTTCCTATTGAATTACTTAATATTAATAGAAATCAACCTCTCGAAGAAATTAAGCAACTTTCATATAGCAGTTTGATAAATGTTTTGAAAGGTTAA
- a CDS encoding bifunctional 4-hydroxy-2-oxoglutarate aldolase/2-dehydro-3-deoxy-phosphogluconate aldolase, with amino-acid sequence MANYTRIEVVNVMKETGMVPLFYNSDLEISKKVIKATYDGGARLLEFTARGDFAHEVFGELNKWVLKELPGMIMGVGSVTDAASASRFMALGANFIVTPVLREDIAIVCNRRKVAWSPGCGSLTEICRAEELGCEVVKLFPGGIYGPDFVKAIKGPQPWTSIMPTGGVSPNRENLEGWFKAGVTCVGMGSKLIAKGADGNYDLANIESDTRNALSIISDLKYK; translated from the coding sequence ATGGCAAATTATACAAGAATAGAAGTGGTAAATGTTATGAAAGAAACTGGCATGGTGCCATTGTTTTATAACTCAGATTTAGAAATTAGTAAAAAAGTAATCAAAGCGACATACGATGGTGGTGCGCGATTATTGGAATTTACTGCAAGAGGTGATTTTGCTCATGAAGTTTTTGGCGAGCTTAATAAGTGGGTACTTAAAGAATTACCTGGTATGATAATGGGAGTTGGCTCTGTTACAGATGCAGCATCTGCTTCGCGTTTTATGGCATTGGGTGCCAACTTTATTGTAACTCCAGTTTTAAGAGAAGATATTGCAATAGTTTGTAATAGACGTAAAGTAGCATGGTCTCCAGGATGTGGTTCTTTGACGGAAATCTGTAGAGCGGAAGAATTGGGTTGTGAGGTTGTAAAACTTTTTCCAGGTGGAATTTATGGACCAGATTTCGTTAAGGCTATTAAAGGCCCTCAACCTTGGACAAGTATTATGCCAACAGGTGGTGTGTCTCCAAATAGAGAAAACTTAGAAGGCTGGTTTAAAGCTGGAGTAACTTGCGTTGGTATGGGTTCTAAATTAATAGCAAAGGGTGCAGATGGTAACTATGATTTAGCTAACATTGAATCCGATACAAGGAATGCACTTAGTATAATAAGTGACTTAAAATATAAATAA